AGTTAGAACGGCATGTTTGGTGAAATGTTTACATTTGATGTGACTGACTAGATTGCACAGGGATCCTTTCTACTCTATTTCACAGTAACGTTTAAACCTGTTAGAGTGTTCACATTGTCTTGAGTATCCTAGACAGCCTGGCTACAAGTCAAGACCCATAACTGAGCCATGAAATCAGTTTTGTGGTTTATGAATGGGAAACATCACCAAGCATTATACCTATAACATAAATGTCTATTACTTGTGAAACTTGTTTGTGTGCATTTTGGGATGTGATGTATATTTTTCTTACTACGACAAAGTttgaagaaagatctttcacttaatctttttaaaaaaaggaaaacagtaattatatttatttgaaagtcagaaaattagagggagggaagtcttccacccgctgattcactccccaattggccacaatggctggagctgagcggatctgaagccaggagcttcttttgggtcttcccacgcaggtgcaggattccaaggacttgggccatcttctgctttcgcaagctatagcagagagctggatcagaagtggagcagccgggactcgaaccggcattgatatgggatgctggcactgcaggtggtgactttacctgctatgccacagtgcctgccccaatgtTTTCCTTCCTTAAACTAATTTCCGGTGTACTTTCTAGATCAGGTCCAAAGATGTTTTTGGATTAAAAGCTAACTACACGATAAGCTGTCCCTGTTTTATAACAGACCCAGCTTTATCTTTCCTGGTCTGGTTTACAATACCCAAATTTCAGGTAGAAGTTATAGAACGATAATTTTCTATAGAGCATAAAAATCATTCTGCCATTGCAAAATGTTTGAGTGAGGCAACAAAGTACAAGTTTCTGAACACCTGGAAGGCATTTCTCAAGAGGCTTGTTCCTTTATCTCCTCCACAAAATCCAACCTCAGCACACCTGGTGCCGTGGTGGAGACAGACCCTGATATTTGTGCCCACAGCCCATCATCTGACATCACTGACAGTGatgctgctggctgtggcttCCCTCTTTTGCAGGTTTAATGGGAAAGCACCTGCCTGTTAAATTATACCACTGAACAGGAGGCTGCCGCTATGTTTTGAACAGTGGCTTCTCATAGGAATTGTGCAAAATGATGTTGTGAAGTAACTGAAGAACAGGCAAAATAGTTGTATGTAACTTTCATCTTTTTTCTGAGAAGAAATGAAGTAGAGCTATGGTACTGGGGGCTTTAGATCAGTAACAGGGCTAGAATTAAAATCTGCCTCAGGAAAGCTTTCAGTCTGCCTTCAAATACAGATCCAAGTCCCCTGGCTTGTCTTGAGGAGGTGgtacttttctttcttgggaagtAATCATATATGCTATGGCTGTTACGTTTTTATTACATGGTCTGAAATAATAAATCAGTCTGTGAATTTAGAATAACCAAATCAGCTTTTTTCCACTTAACATTCATTTTACCTACAGTATGGGCTAAACCACATCCTTAAGAAATTGAGACTTTACAAAAACTTGGTTAAAAGAAGTACATTAACAGTTTCTAGAGGTGGTTAGCAGTGACTCCATGCAGTTTAgcatatttattgaaaagaacaTCAGACTAAAACCAGATCTCTAACTTCAGCTTGCCTCTTTAGCACTGAAACCTTGAGCACCTGGCTTAGTATTTCAAGGCTTGTTTTTTCCAGTGTTAAACAAAATTGGTTTTCAAGGGCCCATGCAGCAAAACGTTCAAACTGTGAGgcatggctggcaccgcagctcactaggctgatcctccgcctgcggcgccggcaccccaggttgtagtcccggttgcccctcttccaggccagctctctgctgcagccagggagtgcagtggaggatggcccaagtgcttgggccctgcacccgcatgggagaccaggaggaagcacctggctcctgccttcggatcagcgcagcaaccattggagggtgaaccaacggtaaaaggaagacctttctctctaactctgtcaaaaaaataaaaaaaacaaaaacaaaaactgaggcaGCCCAATCCTGTAGGGAACCAGACTtacagttgtgttttttttttttttttttttttttttttttgacaggcagagtggacagtgagagagagagacagagagaaaggtcttcctttgccattggttcaccctccaatggttgctgcgctgatccgaaggcaggagccaggagccaggtgcttttcctggtctcccatggggtgcagggcccaagcacctgggccatcctccactgcactccctggccacagcagagagctggcctggaagaggggcaaccgggacagaatccggtgccccaaccgggactagaacccggtgtgccggcgccgctacgctaggcggaggattagcctagtgagccgcggcgccggctacagtTGTGTTCTTAAACCCAACAGTCTAACTGAACTATACTTCTCGGATTCCTCTTCTAATCATATTTAAATGTATAGTATTAGGTTGCAAGagaccaacaacaaaaaaacctttgaaatatTTAATGGTGGGGGGAATGTCTGCTACCTCAAGTTTTTCTCTATCTGTACTGCACATCCCTTCACTTAGCAAGCTACTTGTGtgcaaaaatttcaaacaaaTCAGGATAAGCGTTTTCAGATAAAAACTGTTGTTAAACAGGCCCATGCACAGATTTCACCCCATGGACGACGGAAGAACAGAAGCTTTTGGAGCAGGCTTTGAAGACATACCCAGTAAACACACCTGAGAGATGGGAGAAAATAGCAGAAGCGGTCCCTGGCAGGACAAAGAAGGACTGCATGAAGCGATATAAGGTTGATGACTGAGTTTATAGATTCCGTTATGATGTTGTAACACTGTTCTAGATAGCATTTTGATTATGTCTGTTAATTGGAAAGAGGTTACGGTCGCCTCTTCAATATCACAGTAGTATGGGGCCAAAGTTATTACAGAGAAATGCCTACCTGAGAAACTTTCTCGCCCTGGCAAATTAGTGAAATCAGTCTTTTCACTAGTATCTGAGTTCTTACGTATTCCACTCTGTTCTTAAAACCCCGCTTTCCTAATTTGTCgccctttctcccttcctagGAACTTGTCGAGATGGTAAAAGCGAAGAAAGCTGCTCAGGAGCAAGTGCTGAATGCAAGTCGAGCCAAGAAATGACTTAATGACAATCtttgtgtgtgcatttttataataaaactgaaaacaCTGTACCAATTCTCTTTCTTAAAGCCATACTTACTTCAACACAATTTTTCAGATCAACCATCTGACAGAACAGCCTTCAGGGCGGTAACATGTTGTGagaattatttttgtctttaggTATTGATAAAAATCTGTAGGTCTCTCTAGATATCGTTCCAGAGGTCTTGATTTAGGAGCATGTTAATCATGAAGCCAGCGCATGTTATGGCAAATCTGGTTAAAATCTGGTAGTTGCTCAATGGGACCTACAGATTGAAAAGACAGCAATTACAACTGCAAACAAAAGTGCTTAGCCAACTTTCTGCAAATGAGGAGAGGGGCCAGACTCACCAACAGCAGCAATAGCTGGACTCTTATCATAAATGTATCTGGTGCATACTTCTCGAACTGTCTCCGCATTCACAGCCTGAAAGAAGAGATTACCATTCCAAGCTTTTGTAGTAAGGACACATTTTGCAACGAACTCTTTAAGGCAAGATGTAGGATACACATGTTCAGTTTCTGAAATAAGCAGGAATGACTTACATCAATTCTTGCTTCAAGCTCAGGAATAGGAATTCTTCTATTATAGCATAGCATTTGCCTACCAATATCTTCACAAATTGGAGTTGAACCTGTttcaagagaaggaaaaaactaAGCGGTGGACTACAGATGACccatatgaaaataaaacttaaggGTTGTAGCTCACCATCAAGCTGCAGCAACATGTTTGTTTTCAGAAGATTTTTGGCTCGTGCAACTTCACTTTCAGTGACACTTGTACAGAGTCGCATCCTAAAAACATTTGCAAGACTGGTATCACCAAATAGTTGGAAAGTAAATAGTACACAACATAAAAATGACTGCTTTTAGTAAAAAGTTAAATTACTAATCCCCATAAAAACACAAGCTAAAATACTATTTTCCTTGCAGAGGAAGGTttgacaggatataaaatagGCTGCCACCATTTTGAGAAATGCTGTAATCTCGACACTTCACCAGTTTCCATCTGGTAGGGCCTGGTAAACTAGGGGACAGGCCTGTGGGCCGTTCCATTCATTTCTCAAGAGAAAATGTTGAATCTAACTTAAAACAACTAGAAATTACATCTCAGTTGACTGGATTTAGCTTcccaacagtgatggctcaagtaactggggtcCTGTCATGCATGCAGAAGAGGTGGATgtagttcccagctccaggcttcaactccagccctgctgttgcaggcatttcaggagtatGCCAATGGATGACAGCTCAATCTGTCTATGGAagttctctgtatctgtctctgcctctcagataatcACTATAAAGTATGAAGAAACAGGCCTGAAATAATAATACTAGACAAGATTTAATTTACTCAAAGCTATTTTCTCACCATTCTTTTTGAACAACATGTAGCATGTCTGCAACTGTGCCTGGTTCACAAACCGTATAGAGTCCCCACAGTCCGGTATCCGTGTAAGAAGTGTTGAAGGACTGGAAGCTATGGCACAGGTTGCCATGACAGGTGAGCTGAGCCAGCTTGCTAGATAAATTCTGCAAGGGAAAAAGACGTCCAGGAGAATTGTAGGTCCATGTGTCCAAATTACCAGAAATGAGCTGTCTGTGTGGGAAACAGTGACTGCCCTGGCTGTAATAGTTAATGAGACTGAAGAGCTGGGCTTGGGGcagtactgtggtgcaggggttaagcccATGAGCATCgtgtgagtgccagctgctctgcttccaacccagctccctgctaatgcacctggaaaagcagtggaaaatggccaagtgtttgagcccctgcacccacatgggagactaagatggagttcaggcttctggctttggcctggctgttgcagccatttgggcagtgaaccagtgaatagatcgCGTTCCCTGTGTCTTCCTGTCAGCTCTGCTTTCCAAGTAAGTAAGATATTAAGATGAGTTAGGCTCATCTGGCCCAGTGTAACCCTGGACAAATTTATGACTAAATGCAGTTAAGTCCTTGTAATAAATGTAGTAGCCGTACTTCTAAAACAATACACTGCTGTATCAACCTATTTTGTAGGGCTCACTCTTGGCAACATATacctaaatattcaaaataatactgCATGTGGAATCTGAACTATGAAATGCATTTCTCTGAATACAGACAAATCTGTAATAAacttattattttgtatttgacttacagaagagataaaaatacaaataattccCTTTATCCTTTAACTGTTAATCATTTTACTTTTTCACCTGTTTGAAAGTACATTCAAATGTCTCAGCTTCTATGTAGTATGCACTcatgagaaagaaaatttttcttacGTCACCTCAGTACTATTAGGAATATTAACGTTAACATAGTTAATAAAATCAGTTTATAGTATGTATTAACTGTAGTAACTAGTACTACAGTATTAGCAACTAcagttatttcttttatttttttttttttgacaggcagagtggacagtgagagagagagagagagagagagacagaaaggtcttccttttgccgttggttcaccttccaatggctgccgcggccggcacaccgcactgatccgaaggcaggagccaggtgcttcctcctggtctcccatgtgggtgcagggcccaagcacttgggccaacctccactgcccttctgggccatagcagagagctggcctggaagaggggcaaccaggacagaatccagcgccctgaccggaattagaacctggtgtgctggcaccgcaaggcagaggattagcctagtgagccacggccccagccGCAACTACAGTTATTTCAATAGTAACTCTTCTGTCCTCAAAATCTTACCAATTATTCCACTAATTTGTAGCAaagaaaaaagatgcaacaaGATTAGTTTGTATTTTCAAAGTCAAAATTCATAGTACAAAGTTCTACTTTGTGAtaagggaggtgggggtggataGTGGATTCTTACAAAgaatttatatttagaaaaacatGCTAATCCCCATTTATGAAGGAAAGATCACATACCATCCCTCCTCCGAAAGAACGATCCCAGTTGCCAATCAGCGTGTTTGCAACCATGAGGCAGATTGTATCCGGATGTGCCCAACCAACAGCTTCCACAGCTATGGCAAGGTGTGCCAAAGGCATCTTGTCATCCCTCACACGAATCTAGTGAACATATAAACATCTCATTAAGATGACCATTACAGCACTGCTTACTAAGGAACGAACAGTCACATTAACTGCAGCGTTTAAACAGCTTATCATGACTAGTTTTTAACTAGCAGGCTTCATAAAACCTTTGTATGGTTTTATCTAGAAGAATTTCAAGAGTTAAGGAAAAATTACTTTCACCAAAAGATCTCAAAGTAAAATACAACAGCCAGCCATCAGATGGCTTACCTGGTCAAAAAAGATGGCATTTCACTGGTACAAATCCATCTTTTGGCACCTGAGTTTTTACAAACATAcgaatgttggcattgcagatttatttttgtactaCAGTTTTGAAGCTTCCAACTTAACACACCTCTTTCGAGGTACTACATCAAACATCTTTAAGTGGCAAAGTAAACCCTCCCTAGGGCTTAAAGCTGTTAACTGACAAGTGGCAGTTTCTCCGCAGCTTCTGGCTTTAACAGTTTCTACCCCTAGAAACGTATTGTGAGCAGAACTTAGAGAGTAAAACCTGATAGGAAAGTCAAAATTGGGGGCCTTTTTAATCCTACGATTACTTTTTTACCTTACTGCATACAAATGTGCATACTACCAAAGAAAAGCACAAAAagaccagggccggcgccgcggctcactaggctaatcctccgcctagcggcgccggcacaccgggttctagtcccggtcggggcgccggattctgtcccggttgcccctcttccaggccagctctctgctgtggccagggagtgcagtggaggatggcccaggtgcttgggccctgcaccccatgggagaccaggaaaagcacctggctcctggctcctgccatcggatcagcgcggtgcgccggccgcagcgcgccggccgcggcggccattggagggtgaaccaacggcaaaaaggaagacctttctctctctctctctctctcactgtccactctgcctgtcaaaaaaaaaaaaaaataaaataaataaaaaaaaaaaataaaagaaaagcacaaaaagACCAAATTATAACACTGCTCTTAAAGTGTACCCTtctggtgccggcgctgtggcgcagcagttaagccactgcctccaataccagcatcccatatgggtgccagttcgagtcccggctgttccacttccgatctggctctctgttatggcctgggaaagccagcagaagttggtccaagtacatggtcccttgcacccatgggagacccagaggaagctcctggctccagatcagctcagcttctggcagcagttgtggatatttggggagtgaaccagcagatgggagacctttctgtctctccccctctgtaactctgcctctcaataaaaataaatcttaccaaaaaaaagaaatatgcatgcatgtgtgcttgCTCTCACATGCATGTGCTTACAAATATATCTCAAAAGGGGATGGGCAGtgtagtggcatagcaggtgaaaccactgcctgcaatgccagtatcccatatggatgccaattcatatcctggctattccacttccaatccagttccctgttaagaACCTAGGAAGTGTGTGATcctctgccgcccatgtgggagagctggatgaagctcctgggttcagcctggagtgaaccagctgttgaaAGATAACTCTCTGTagctttttcaaatatatatatatatatatatataaatgcacatTTCATACACTCATTTATAAATAACACAAGACACCCAAAAGGTGAGGAAACTCTAGCCACAAGGCTTGCCCTACCTCACTTCCTGTGAATTTGCAAGGAGGCAGAGCTGGTAcatctcctgtgtgtgtgcacaaagaGTCACCAAAATGAAACTTCGCTAACTCAAGCAGTTCATCATGGGAAACACCTAAattgaaggaaaatattttcacatgtaCCCAGCGGCAGGACAATCTGTTAAGACAACAAACTGCCAATACCTTGGTTCACAATCAACTGGTGGCACAAATGATACACATGAACTATGTACACTCAGTAAAAGCCATTTTAAGAGTAAGTTCACACCACACTTAATTTCTTTAGTGTTAATAAGGCCTAGGGTTGCACAGCTTTCTCATTCTGTAAAGCAGCTGACGGTTGTCATCAAGATACCAGTGTAGGGTATTGTCCCACAGCAGGTTAACCAAGTTAAGGAGCAGCttgggccacctgcatcccatgtccatgcctgggattgagtcctgcctccaaaCCTGCTTTCGATCCATCACACATCTTgaaaagacagcagatgatacctcaagtactggggtccctgcctcccatgtaggagactaagatggaattcctagctcttgactttggccagGGCCAGATCGTgcattagcctgctgtgccacagcgctggcccctaactctgactttcaaataaatcttaaaaaaaaaaaaaaaaaaaaaaaaaaaaatccataagccAAAATAAAACTCACTGCCCATATGCCACACTGGCTGTTGAGGTCTCACATAACCAAGAATTTCTCATCATTTTCAAAATAGTTGCCAATGTGTAAGAACCAGGGAACATCAGACATTTTGAAAACACTGTTACTAAAGAGAGTCCCAGAGTGCACTGCTGCCTTACAAAGGTGATTGAACTGGAAGTCACCACAGTGACATATTTGAGAGAAcctgaattttcattttctccaatACCTCCACATACTCAGCTCAGCAGGCCATCCAAGTTGACTAGAATTTTAACTTATtatgaaggtactttaaaaagtttgtggagaatggaACTAAAAATGAGTTGATATTGGTACAAAAAACCTtctaaatccatgcagttttttaatACACCTTTTCAATGCACTTTCTCAAGAACCCTCacatatgtg
Above is a window of Oryctolagus cuniculus chromosome 3, mOryCun1.1, whole genome shotgun sequence DNA encoding:
- the PMPCB gene encoding mitochondrial-processing peptidase subunit beta isoform X2 — protein: MAAVAAARGVLLPAARRRLWGFAEKLLPPHFGGSRWRSTQAAPQVVLNVPETRVTRLENGLRVASEDSGLSTCTVGLWIDAGSRYENEKNNGTAHFLEHMAFKGTKKRSQLDLELEIENMGAHLNAYTSREQTVYYAKAFSKDLPRAVEILADIIQNSTLGEAEIERERGVILREMQEVETNLQEVVFDYLHATAYQNTALGRTILGPTENIKSINRKDLVDYITTHYKGPRIVLAAAGGVSHDELLELAKFHFGDSLCTHTGDVPALPPCKFTGSEIRVRDDKMPLAHLAIAVEAVGWAHPDTICLMVANTLIGNWDRSFGGGMNLSSKLAQLTCHGNLCHSFQSFNTSYTDTGLWGLYTVCEPGTVADMLHVVQKEWMRLCTSVTESEVARAKNLLKTNMLLQLDGSTPICEDIGRQMLCYNRRIPIPELEARIDAVNAETVREVCTRYIYDKSPAIAAVGPIEQLPDFNQICHNMRWLHD